The following proteins are encoded in a genomic region of Nicotiana sylvestris chromosome 4, ASM39365v2, whole genome shotgun sequence:
- the LOC138889345 gene encoding uncharacterized protein has protein sequence MEKNTDSDAQLASHNTSIHNLEVQFGHSQALNTRPKGALPSDMVVNPKGGNNMGHAMAVITRSGKGGEATTSSQKKIVDEEHLVQGDEMPNNEVKANEEVRIDVDDNVEEMQEDVNQSREHIVDIPESVVPKAMVPMPRPPPLYPQRLAKKNSENQFKNFIEMVKSFSINVSLVEALEKMPGYAKFMKDMVTKKRSMNCETIKMTHKVSAIVQSMASKLEDPGAFTIPCTIGSADFAKALCDLGASINFIP, from the coding sequence atggagaagaatacCGACTCCGATGCTCAATTAGCCTCTCATAACACTTCAATTCATAATTTGGAAGTTCAATTTGGCCACTCGCAAGCATTGaacactcgtcctaagggggcactaccaagtgatatggtggtAAACCCGAAAGGTGGGAACAACATGGGACATGCCATGGCCGTGATTACAAGAAGTGGAAAAGGTGGGGAAGCAACAACCTCAAGTCAAAAGAAGATTGTGGATGAAGAGCACTTGGTGCAAGGAGATGAGATGCCAAACAATGAAGTGAAAGCAAATGAGGAGGTGAGAATTGATGTTGATGACAATGTGGAGGAGATGCAAGAAGACGTGAACCAGTCTAGGGAGCACATTGTTGACATACCGGAATCGGTAGTGCCAAAGGCAATGGTAccaatgccaaggcctcctcctctataccctcaaaggcttgccaaGAAAAATAGCGAGAACCAATTCAAAAACTTTATTGAAATGGTGAAGAGTTTTTCTATTAATGTGTCATTGGTTGAGGCGTTGGAGAAAATGCCGggttatgcaaagttcatgaaggacatggtgacaaagaaaagatcaatGAATTGTGAGACTATTAAGATGACACATAAAGTGAGTGCTATTGTGCAATCAATGGCTTCGAAATTGGAAGATCCAGGcgctttcacaatcccttgcactattgggagcgccgattttgccaaagctctatgtgatctaggggcaagtatcaactttaTACCCTAA